The Watersipora subatra chromosome 1, tzWatSuba1.1, whole genome shotgun sequence genome has a window encoding:
- the LOC137410665 gene encoding growth factor receptor-bound protein 2-like has product MEAVSKHDFNATADDELSFHKNDVIKVLDMEEDRNWYKAEKEGREGFIPANYIKMKPNPWYHGKIKRANCELLLLKKSSSGSYIQPDGAFIVRLSESTPGDFSLSVKWAEGVQHFKILRDGGGRYFLWIVKFNSINELLEYHRTSSVSRSQTIYLKDMAGEKPEEKVQALYNFDAEEEGELSFTKGTILTVLEKPDANWWMGVDNNGSRGLIPSTYVKAI; this is encoded by the exons ATGGAGGCTGTTTCGAAGCATGACTTCAACGCGACAGCTGATGATGAGTTGAGCTTTCACAAGAATGATGTAATTAAG GTTTTGGACATGGAAGAGGATAGGAACTGGTACAAGGCAGAAAAGGAAGGTAGAGAGGGTTTCATTCCagcaaattatataaaaatgaagCCCAATCC GTGGTATCATGGGAAAATTAAGAGAGCCAACTGTGAACTATTACTCCTAAAGAAATCTTCATCTGGATCCTACATTCAACCTGATGGAGCGTTTATAGTTCGACTAAGTGAAAGTACGCCTGGGGACTTTTCACTCTCAGTCAA GTGGGCTGAGGGTGTTCAGCACTTCAAAATATTACGCGATGGAGGAGGAAGATACTTCTTGTGGATTGTCAAGTTCAACTCAATCAATGAACTTTTGGAATATCACAGAACTTCATCCGTAAGCAGATCACAAACGATCTATCTGAAGGACATGGCAGGGGAAAAGCCG GAAGAGAAGGTGCAGGCCTTATATAACTTCGATGCAGAGGAGGAGGGAGAGCTAAGTTTCACCAAGGGTACAATACTGACTGTTCTAGAAAAACCAGACGCCAACTGGTGGATGGGTGTAGACAATAACGGGTCACGAGGGCTTATTCCTTCCACCTATGTTAAAGCCATCTGA
- the LOC137410666 gene encoding protein chibby homolog 1-like gives MPFGPFGNKFSPKKPGPRKAASLSTLQNLDRETLQRELSADDTGHKIRINLDGNKVYFDGKEWVSESGGSGATHRELSSIKKANEKLKEENNLLRLKLDILLDMLTKSTAEQHLQNKEIEDLKNMVRNKSALKSRS, from the exons ATGCCATTTGGTCCGTTCGGTAACAAATTTTCACCAAAAAAGCCAGGTCCGAGAAAAGCTGCATCACTTTCTACTTTGCAAAATTTAGACAGAGAGACATTGCAAAGAGAGCTCAGCGCAGATGATACTGGTCACAAAATACGCATAAATTTGGATGGAAATAAAGTGTACTTTGATGGCAAAGAATGGGTTTCTG AAAGTGGGGGTAGCGGTGCCACACACAGAGAACTTAGTAGCATTAAAAAAGCAAATGAGAAGCTGAAGGAAGAAAACAATCTGTTGCGGCTTAAGCTGGATATCTTGCTTGATATG TTAACCAAAAGTACAGCAGAACAACATTTACAGAACAAAGAAATTGAAGACTTGAAGAACATGGTTCGCAACAAAAGTGCCCTGAAATCTAGAAGCTAG
- the LOC137390862 gene encoding protein FAM227A-like produces the protein MATNMAVRNYNAIASPMHLFEDGELLTREELRKRKEEALIKQEKKSPFLVGTMAQVNERIGELDRSLQDYTQLVFDSRMSENDETAIVLPFSPGSSLASAKQRRKVKSEAEQANEEREAAEIKAFSGIYSIHSAVGQAPERIKNVHKITMRQKKKERKKSAESSGVKPKFVELFTFPGYHSTALTPLPHNITTSEMLNKAIRAQQRDRHKVLAYDEEYNRAVYSHMSQAILQDIYWWIFLEKFSTQKNAQPLFFNRVSHNYVKFLTHIQPYQYKEAILNCYPELMSQSVYVAFTETFPDSYKQFGDDFKEFLLCTVYEWMTGIILAPRQFLKWSPELEPAGKKREAAMGKAQSKVEAKKAAAADDWLATIDAMSGSIQKSSKKYGSEISLASRATSHNTIRSKHNRGPGSESSRSEDTTHMIDSVAEAQPSRSKYPRPPGASKVLTPVQETITGRLSEPTDLHAALDGIEEERSTVFTRIASKAQEKSFSKRRIKSRSQPSSVRESHPACKGPDMVKSLFDVRGVCPLVSHYMKSQNMETDAGKKINVTRSELKNLPPLDAPTYRDVIKDTFKTIKNIEKGIHKHIKADMTQHSRFVIQQNKRAKSFRETQANLLNDTKEVQRLSNLLILENNADREVTEKGAAKDTSKLDRQFDLALQRAAESKAVKFL, from the exons ATGGCCACCAACATGGCTGTTCGGAATTATAACGCTATTGCTTCCCCTATGCACTTATTTGAAGACGGGGAGCTTTTAACTAGAGAAGAATTAAGGAAAAGAAAAGAAGAGGCTTtaataaaacaagaaaaaaagtcAC CCTTCTTGGTTGGTACCATGGCCCAAGTGAACGAGCGAATCGGTGAACTAGATAGAAGCTTGCAAGACTACACGCAGTTAGTATTCGACTCTAGAATGAGTGAAAATGATGAAACCGCTATTGTCCTACCTTTCTCTCCAGGCAGCAGCCTCGCTTCTGCCAAGCAAAGGCGTAAAG TGAAATCAGAAGCAGAGCAGGCTAATGAAG AGCGAGAAGCTGCAGAAATAAAAGCATTTAGTGGGATTTACTCTATCCATTCAG CGGTCGGGCAGGCCCCAGAGCGCATAAAGAATGTGCATAAGATTACGATGAGG caaaagaaaaaagaacgAAAGAAAAGTGCAGAGTCAAGTGGAGTAAAACCTAAATTTGTTGAG CTGTTTACTTTCCCTGGCTACCACTCCACTGCACTTACTCCTCTCCCCCACAATATCACCACATCTGAGATGCTTAATAAAGCCATACGTGCTCAGCAGAGAGATCGACACAAG GTATTGGCATATGATGAAGAGTACAATAGGGCTGTATATTCTCACATGTCCCAGGCTATTTTACAG GACATCTATTGGTGGATCTTTTTGGAAAAGTTTTCCACACAGAAAAATGCTCAACCACTCTTTTTTAATCGTGTTTCACACAATTATGTGAAGTTTCTTACTCATATCCAGCCATACCAATACAAGGAAGCCATCTTAAAT TGTTACCCAGAGCTCATGTCACAGTCCGTGTATGTAGCTTTTACTGAGACATTCCCCGACTCCTACAAACAATTTGGAGATGATTTTAAAGAGTTTCTTTTGTGCACAGTCTATGAATGGATGACAG GTATAATACTTGCTCCAAGGCAGTTTCTTAAATGGAGCCCGGAGCTAGAACCTGCTGGAAAGAAGCGAGAGGCTGCCATGGGAAAGGCTCAGTCAAAGG TTGAGGCCAAGAAAGCAGCTGCTGCGGATGATTGGTTAGCAACCATTGATGCGATGAGCGGCAGTATTCAAAAGAGCTCCAAAAAATATGGTTCTGAAATAAGTCTCGCTAGTCGAGCGACGTCTCACAATACAATTAGAAGTAAACATAACAGAGGGCCAGGCTCTGAATCCTCCCGCTCAGAGGACACGACTCACATGATTGACTCAGTAGCTGAGGCCCAACCATCCCGATCCAAATACCCTCGGCCTCCCG GGGCTTCTAAAGTACTAACTCCTGTACAAGAGACCATAACTGGGAGGCTGTCGGAGCCTACTGATCTGCACGCTGCCTTGGATGGCATCGAGGAAGAGCGTAGCACTGTATTTACCAGAATAGCTTCTAAAGCACAAGAAAAAAGCTTTTCTAAAAGAAGAATAAAATCCCGAAGCCAGCCTTCATCCGTTAGAGAG TCACATCCGGCTTGCAAAGGACCAGATATGGTGAAATCACTGTTTGATGTTCGGGGAGTCTGTCCTCTTGTTTCGCACTACATGAAGTCACAGAACATGGAAACGGATGCAGGCAAAAAGATTAATGTAACGAGATCGGAACTGAAGAACCTGCCTCCTCTAGATGCTCCTACTTACAGAGATGTCATTAAGGACACTTTTAAAACTATCAAGAATATTGAGAAAGGCATTCATAA GCATATAAAGGCAGATATGACTCAGCACAGCCGCTTCGTCATACAGCAGAACAAACGAGCTAAGTCTTTTAGAGAAACTCAGGCTAATCTTCTCAATGATACAAAGGAGGTTCAAAGACTGAGCAACCTCCTCATTCTAGAGAATAATGCG GACCGAGAAGTGACAGAAAAAGGCGCCGCAAAGGATACTTCCAAGTTGGACAGACAATTCGATCTGGCCTTGCAGCGAGCTGCTGAGAGCAAAGCAGTCAAGTTTTTATAG